Genomic window (Hydrogenimonas cancrithermarum):
GAATGCGCTGATTCCCATTGCCATGATCGCCGCGAGGCTCAGTTTTGCAAATTTCATTCCTACTCCTTAGGGTTTTTGTTTTTTAGCTTGCAAGCGCCATTATACCATATAACAAACTTAAATAACTATTATAATGGATTATCTAGAGTTATCACGATCTTTGTTTACTTTAAGTAACACTTATTTCTGTTTATCCCAGTTCAGAACCGCTTTTCCGTCCTCTTCGTCGACGGCCGCCATGCCCATCAGGTTATAGCCCGCATCGACATAGTGCACTTCGCCGGTTACGCCGCTCGCGAGCGGGCTCAGCAGGTACATCGCGCTGTTGCCGACCTCTTCGATCGTGACGTTGCGGCGCAGAGGTGCGTTGGCTTCGTTCCATTTGAGAATGAAACGAAAGTCGCCGATACCGCTGGCCGCCAGGGTCTTGATGGGGCCTGCGCTGATCGCGTTGACGCGGATGCCCTTTCGTGGCCCGAGATCCGCGGCGAGGTAGCGTACCGACGCTTCGAGTGCCGCTTTGGCGACACCCATGACATTGTAGTTGGGAATGTACTTTTCGGCACCGAGGTAGCTGAGCGTGAGAATGGAGGCTCCGTCGTTCAGCATCGGAAGCATATGGCGGCTCAATTCGATAAGGCTGTAGACCGAAATGTCCATCGCCACATCGAAGGCCGCTTTGGTCGTCTCCACGAACGGATTGCTGAGCGCCTCTTTCGGAGCGAACGCCACGGCGTGAACGACGAAGTCGAACGTCCCCCACTTCGCTTCGAGATTCTCCGCCAGGGCTTCGAACTCTTCGGGTTTGCTCACATCGAGTGGGTAGACCATATCGCTGCCAAACTCCGCCGCGATCGGCTCGACACGCTTTTTGAGCGCGTCGTTGAGATAGGTAAACGCAAGTTCCGCCCCCTGCTCATGACACGCTTTGGCAATGCCGTATGCGATCGATTTGTTGTTTGCGACACCCACGATGAGGCCGCGTTTTCCTTTCATTATCATGAAAAATCCTTTTAATGAGAAATTAGCAATGAGAAATGAGAAATTCCGGATGCCCGCATAGCGGGCTTCCATTGAAATTGAAAATGGATTGCATTCAAACCTATCTCATTTCCCATTGTCAATGTTTTACCTGTTCTTTTAAAGTTTTTGTACTCGATACGAGAATCTTCAATAACGATTGGATATCGGGATGAATGCTCTGAAACATTTTATCATTGATTAGCGCGCTATCATATAAAAGATAGAGCCAGTATTTCGTTTCATTGGCTTCTTTCAAAGCGATATAGAGCTTGTTGAGAAAATCGGATCTCGATTGGGCGAACTCAGCTTCGTGAACCAGAGCACCGATCGCTGTACCGGAACGAAGCAACTGTTTGCTCAAAATATATTCGTTGCACTCTTCCTGAAGCCATCTACAGAGTTTCACGATTCTAAGAGCGAACCGATAACTCTGTCCTTTCAGCGGATCGTTGCCGTCTATTCCTATAGTTGTCCGCAAAGCGGCTCACTCCAATTTCTCATTGCTCACTTCTCATCTCTCATCGCTGTTTCCAGCATGGAAACCATGCTTTCGACGTCCCAACTCGCCGTGCCGATCAGTGCTCCGTCACAACCGGGAACAGCCAAAATGTCTGCAATATTTTGCGGTTTCACGCTTCCGCCATAGAGCAGCGGGCGGTCGCTCAATCTCTTGATGACGGCATGGGTCTGCTCGATCAGCTCCGGTGTGGCCGTTCGTCCCGTTCCGATCGCCCAGACCGGTTCGTAGGCCAATATCAGCTTTTCATACGCCGTATCGATACCTTCACACTGGTCGACGAGATAGCGGCGAACCGCATCGTCACCCGCTTCACGCACTTCCAAAGGCTCGCCGATGCAGTAGACGATGGTAAAGCCCTGCTCTTTGAACCATGCATATTTTTGTGCGATGAACGCCTGCGACTCACCCAGAATGTGGCGCCGTTCGCTGTGGCCTACGAGTATGGTGCCGATGCCGAACTCTCCAAGCTGCTCGAGGCCGATCTCGCCGGTAAAAGAGCCTTTGACCGTCGGATAGGCGTTCTGTGCGCCGATTCGGATGTCGGCTTTCGTCTCGAAACGGTCGAGCGCCGTCGCAGGAGGGAAGATGTAGGTCTCTCCTTTGTACCCCGATGCGTCCAGATGGGCATCGAGCGCTTCGATGTACGCACGGGTCGATGCGCGGGTATGGTTGGTCTTGAAGTTGGCGGCGAGTATTTTACTCATCGTCATCCCCGTCGACCTGCAGTGCCGCGATACCCGGCAGCGTCTTGCCCTCGAGCAGTTCGAGGCTCGCACCGCCGCCGGTGGAGATGAAGGTCATCTCGTCGTCGACGCCGACACGCTGGATCAGGTCGGCCGTGTCGCCCCCGCCGATAATCTTGGTGGCGTACGATTCCGCCACGTAGTTGGCGAGTTTGAAACTGCCGCGGGCGAACTTGTCCATCTCGTAGACACCCATCGGCCCGTTCCAGAGAATGGTCTGGCAATCCGAGAGCGCTTCTCGGAAGAGGCGTGTCGACGCCAGGCCGATATCGAGCCCCATCCAATCTGCCGGAATCTCCTGATAGGTGACGTATTTTACGGGGGCATCCTCTTTGAACTCGGGAGCGACGACGAAGTCGACCGGCAGATAGAGTTTGACACCCAGACGCTTGGCTTCCTGAACGATGTGGTTCGCGTCATCGAGCAAATCGTCTTCGACCAGGGAGTTGCCCACTTCCAGCCCCGCCGCTTTGAGGAACGTAAAGGCCATCGCTCCGCCGATCACCATCTTGTCGACTTTTGGAAGAAGGTTGATGAGCGCTTCGAGCTTGCCCGAGACTTTGCTTCCCCCGACGATCGCCATAAAGGGGCGTGTCGGCTTCTTGAGCAGCTTGTGGAAGTATTTGATCTCTTTTTGCAAAAGGAAACCGGCGCCTTTGTGGTCCGCATCGAAATAGTGGGTGATCGCTTCGACCGACGCATGGGCGCGGTGGCTGACGCCGAATGCGTCGTTGACGTAGAATTCAGCCATCGAAGCGAACTTTTTCGCGAGTTCCGGATCGTTTTTCGTTTCGCCCGGTTCGAAGCGCACATTCTCCAGAAGAAGTATCTCGCCGCCCTGGAGCGCCGCGGCTTTGGCCGTCGCATCGGGCCCCACGACATCTTTCGCCAGCGTCACGTCGTGATGGAGCAGCGCATGAAGACGTTTGGCTACCGGCTTGAGCGAATATTTCTCGCTGTACTCCCCTTTCGGGCGTCCCATATGGCTCGCGAGAACGATGGCACACTCATGGTCGAGGCAGTAGCGGATCGTCTGAAGCGCCGCGCGGATACGGCGATCGTCCGTGATGTTGCCAAACTCGTCGAGTGGTACATTGAAGTCGCATCGTATAAAAACTTTCTTTCCCGCAAGATCGAGGTCTTTGATCGTCAAAAGTCGCATCGGTGGATATCCTTTATTTTGAGATGTGTAGTGCCATGTCGACAAGGCGGTTGGCATAGCCCCATTCGTTGTCGTACCAGGCCATGATTTTGAGCATGTTTCCCCCGATCACCTGTGTCAGATCGGTCGCCACTATGCCGCTGCGCGTATCACCGCAAAAATCCTGGCTGACGCCGAATTTCTCGTCGATCCCGAGGATGCCTCTGAGCTCTCCTTTCGCCTTTTCCAGAAAGAGGAGATTGACCTCCTCGGCGGAGGTCGGTTTTTCGAGCACGAGGTTCAGGTCCATCAGCGAAACGTCGGGTGTAGGCACCCGTACGCTCTGGCCGTGAAGCTTTCCTTTGAGATTCGGAAGCACTTTGTAGATCGCTTCGGCGGCATGGGTAGAGGTCGGGACGAGGTTGACCGCCGCCGCGCGGCATCGACGCATATCGCTCGAGATCGCGGCATCCATCAGGCTCTGTCCGCCCGTGTAGGCGTGAATCGTCGTCATGAGCCCCGTCTTTATGCCGTAGATCTCGTCGATGACGCGGGCGATGGGGCCGAGGCAGTTGGTCGTACAGCTTGCGTTGGAGATTATCGCTTCGCCTTTGTAGGAGTGCGCATTGACGCCGAAAACATAGGTCGGCGTATCGTCTTCGGCAGGCGCGGAGATGACGACGCGTTTGGCGCCATGGCGAATGTGGGTCTGCACGATCTCGCTTCTCAAAAAGCGGCCGCTGCATTCGAGAACCACATCGGCACCCGCATCCGCGAACCTCAGGTTTTCCGGATCGGGCTCGCGAAAAATCTCGACCGACTGCCCGCCCAGCCTCAAAACGTTTCCCTCGACCAGGGCTTCCTCGTCGAGAGGCCCGTGGACACTGTCGAAATTGGTCAGATATTCGAGGGTTTTCGGATCGGCGAGATCGTTGATCGCGACCAGTTCGACATCGTCCCGTTTCGAAACGATGCGTGCCACGCTCCGCCCGATTCGCCCAAATCCGTTGATAGCGATCCTTAATGCCACACGCTTTCCTTAACCGTAAAGAATTACGTTGATTTTATCAAATCAAGTGTATAATCATTATTAAATGAATAGAACCCATCCCAAAAAAATCGCGATTTTCGGTGGCAGTTTCGACCCGCCGCACCTCGGACACCTCGAAGTCATCAAAAAGGCGCTGCAGTCACTCGATATCGACAAGCTCATCGTCGTGCCTGCCTATATCAGCCCTTTCAAAAAAGGCCACAGTGCACCGCCACAACTCCGTTTCGAATGGTTGAAAAAGATAACCGCCTTCGATCCGCGGATCGAAGTGAGCGATATAGAGATAAAAAAAGGCGGGCCGTCGTACACGATCGACACGGTCAACCATTTTTCCGAAATTTTTGATACAATTTACCTCATTATCGGCGCGGACAACCTCGAGAGCCTGCATCGGTGGCACCGCTTCGACGAACTGAACAGAAAAGTGAAATGGGTCGTCGCGACACGAAACGGCGAAAAGATTCCGGAAGGATTTATCCGCCTCGAAGTGAAGATGCCGATCAGTTCGACGAAACTGCGCCGAAACATCGTCCCGGAATGGATACCGGAACCGATCCGGGAAGAGGTATTACAATACTATTCAAAACATACGAAGGAGAATCGTGACTAACGAAATGCAATCACGTATCGACCGCATCGTCGATCAACTCGACCAGAAAAAAGCGGAAGATATTCAGGTTTTCGACCTGAGCGACAAAGAGTACCTTACCAGTTATGTGGTCATCGCCACCACACTGGGAGACAAACATACACTGGCACTGCTCGATCATTTGAGAGAAACTCTAAAACCCGAAGGGGAAAGTTTTATAGCGGTAGACGAAGGGGAGCAGTGGACGGTTATCGACCTTGGAGACATTATGATTCATCTGATGGTCCCGGACTACCGGGCGAAATACAATCTCGAAGAGTTTCTCGATTCACTGGGAAAACGGGATAATCGATAATCGATCGAAGAATTGTTTATTGAGCTCCGGAAAGACCGGAACAGTCTGCAAACTAAAATCCGGAGCTCTTAGCCTCATACATAGCAAATAGTGTTCCAAAAGAAGATGCGAGAAGCGGCATCTTCCTCTACATCTTTTTAAGCGCCGTGATCCCCAGCATTTTCAGGCCGACACGCAGAGAAAGTGCCACCATCGACGAGAGTTTCAGCAGCGCATCCTCGTTCGGCGTGCCGATGACTTTGTTGTCGTAGTAGAACTTGTGGTACATGCCTGCCAGGTACTTCAGATAGTCGGTGACTTTCTGCAACTGGCGGCTTTCGAATGCATCTTCGAGAACTTCGGGCAGAAGAAGCGCCGTAAAAAGAAGGTCGTACGCGTCGTCGCCCAACCCCTCGATCGAAGCGTGAAAAAGGTCCTCCTGGCTTTTGCCCGCCTTTTCGAAAAGAGAAAAGACACGTGCATGCGCATAGTTGATGTAGTAGATCGGGTTGGAGTTGTCCTCTCTTTTCAGATCTTCCACATCGAACTCGAGATGTGTATCGCTCTTTTTGGTCAAAAAGATGAAGCGGAGCGCATCGGCACCGATCTCTTTGACGATGTCCTGCATCAAAATGAAGTTTCCGGCGCGTTTGGACATCTTGTAGGGTTCGCCCCCTTTGAGCAGCGAAACCATCTGCGAAAGAATGATTTCAAGACGCTGCGGGTCGTGGCCGAAAAAAGCGATCGCCGCTTTGACGCGTGCGATGTAGCCATGGTGGTCGGCACCCCAGATGTTGATGTAATGGTCGTAACCGCGCTCGAATTTCAGGTAGTGGTAGATGATGTCGCCCGCCAGATAGGTAGGCCGGCCATCTTCACGCACGACAACACGGTCTTTCTCGTCACCGTGTTCCGTCGACTTGAGCCACCACTTGCCATCCTTTTCATAGACGGCACCGGCTTCGACGAGCTTCGTGAAAATTTCATCCCACTTCTCATAGAGAGATTTTTCGCTGACGTAATGGTCGAAAAAAATCCCGACTTCCGCAAGGTTTTGGTTGATGAGTTCTAGCATCTGCTCTTTCGCCCACTCCGAAATCTCCGGAATATAGGTCTCGTCCATGAACTTTTCACGCCCGAGCGCTTCGACCGCCTTATGTGCCAACTCTACGATGTATTCCCCGCGATAATACTCTTCCGGCCACTCCACATCGAGCCCCAACACCGCTTCGCGTCCGGCGAGATAGACGGAAAGGCCGAGCAGATAGATCTGGTTGCCTGCATCGTTGACGTAATACTCGCGCTCGATTTTGTAGCCGATATGCGTTCCGATGCGTGCGAGGACGTCGCCCCAGACAGCACCTCGCGCATGGCCGATGTGCAGCGGGCCCGTCGGATTGGCACTGACGAATTCCAGCAGGATGGAAGTGTCGTTTTCACCCTTTCCAAACGCCTCTTCATGCTCGAGTGCCCAAACGGTGTAGTCGTTCAGAAAGTTTCGGCTCAGCTTGATGTTGACGTACCCTTTGAGGGCATCGACCTTTTCGAACATCTCCTCTTCACGCAGTTTTTCGGCGAGCTCTTCGGCGATCTGCATCGGATTGCGGCGAAGAACTTTGGCCATCGAAAAAGCGATGGGAGTGGCATAGTGGCCGAAGTTTTTATCTTTGGGCTTCTCCAGCACGATCGGATGGTCGATGTGTTTTTGAAGAACTTTGTAGACGCGTCGTTTCAACAAGTTTCCTTACGCCTCTTTTTTCTCTTCTGTTTTTACGGTTTCGGCGCTTTCCGCCTTCTTCTCGACCTGCTTTTCAGCTTTCGCCGAAGCTGCGAGTTCCTCTTCCTCTTCCTCTTTCATCGCTTTTTTGAAATTGCGGATACCGCTCCCCATTCCTTTTGCGAGTTCTGGAATCTTTTTCGCTCCGAACAGCAATACGACGATTGCAAGAATGATCAGAAGTTCCGGCATTGATGGCATACCCATGAGTGTCTCCTTGTAAAATTTTGGTTTTATTATATCTATCGTTGGCTGTTGCACGCCTTATGATATCAACTAATCCTCCTGGCCTCTCCATCGATTGATAAACTGCAACGCCTGTTTTCTTCCTTTTTTCAGCCGGGCGGCTTTCGCCACGGCGATAAACGAGTCGACGGCTTTTTCGAACTCGTCGTTGACGATCAGAAAATCGTAAGCGGTGATGTATTCGATTTCGACAAGTGCATTCTGTATCCGTTTTTGAATGATCTCTTCACCGTCGGTCGCCCTGCTCCTGAGTCTTCGCTCCAGTTCCTCGAGCGTCGGAGTCGTAACGAAAACGGACGTGACGAGATCTCCCATGCGCTCCCTGGCGATGGCGTGCCCTTGCACATCGATATCGAAAATGACGAGTTTGCCGGCTTCGAGCGCTTCTCTCACGGGTTTGAGGGAGGTGCCGTAGTAGTTGCCGTGCACCTGCGCATACTCCAGAAACTCCCCGGCGCGGATATCCGCTTCGAACGTCTCTTTGTCGACGAAATGGTAGTCGACCCCTTCGCGTTCCCCTTCCCTCGGCGGCCGTGTCGTCGTCGAAATGGAAAAATAGTAGTCTCCGATTTTCTCTTTCGCGGCGTTTATCAAAGAACTTTTACCGGCTCCGCTGGGGCCCGATATAATCAAAATCGATCCAAACTTTTTTTGCATTCAACTCTCTTTCGGGAATGTGATGGTGATGTTGATCTGCGCGCCCGCGAGAAGCTTGCGAAGCGCCTCGGGATCCATACCGAGAAGTTTTGAAATCAACGCCGTCTCTTCGCTTTGCGATCTCATATCCGCCTCTTTCGCCGTCATTTTGGCGTTCTCTCCAGGAGTGGAGGTCCCTTCAGGCAGAAACGTTTCGCCCAATACCGCACCGAGCTCCTCTTCGGAGACGAGATCGAGCTCGTCTTCGGGGGTCTCCTCGGCGGCGGCAATCGCTTCGAACTCTTCGTAAAATCCGGCATCCATTTCCTCTTCGGCCGCCTCCGCCTCCACTTCGGCTTCTTTCTCTTCCGGTTCCGCCGCACTCTGTGTGCTCTCCATCGGCTTCCTCCCTTCCTCCGCGAGAGCCTCTTCCGGCAGCGCTTCGAAATCTTCCGTAACCTCCTCTTCCGGTTCCGAACCCTCTTCGAGAAGCTCCTTCACTTCGCTCACCAGCTCCTCATCGAGTACGCCGGAAAGGGGCTCTTCGGGCTCAGGAAGGCTGATCGGCTCCTCTTCGGCCGGCTCCTCCTCCCCCTCTTCCAGGTCGATCTCTTCGTGCAACGTCTCGATCTCTTCGGCTTCCGCCGTTTCAGGAAGGTTTTCATCCGATGGGAACTCCCGCTCTTCGACATCCATCTCTTCGAGCAGGCTTTCGAAGTCGATCTCTTCATCTTCGGAAATCTCTTCCGCCTCGCGCACCGCCTCTTCGGTAGCCGTTTCCCTCTCCGCCGCCGCTTCTTCGACAACGCTGCCGCTCTCTTCTTCCAAAACCGCTTCGTTATCCTCTTCCATCGATTGGAGCAGCGCTTCGAAATCCTCTTCCTCGCCCTTTGCCGCCTCCATTTCCTCTTCGGAACGAGGTTCGCTCTCTTCCATATCGATCTCTTCCAAAAGGGATTCGAAATCTTCAAAATTCTCCTGCGCTTCCGGTGTAGTGGAAGATTCCTCCGTCACTTTTTCTTCCGGATGGCCGACGCTCTCTTCCATTTCGGGAAGCAGCAAGTCGTCTTTGATCTCGCTCAGCAGATCCACCATCTCGGTTGGAAGGAAAGGCTTTTTTATGTAGTAGTCGAATCCCGGAATCTTCGCGTCATCGTCGGCATAGATCAGACATGCCTTCCGGGTGCCGCTGGCGGCTTTCAACTCTTCCGGGCTCATCCCCTCCAGACGGGCATCGTCGATGAACAACAGGTCGAACGTATCGTTCCCCATCTCTTCGATCGAGGACTTTTCCACGATATCGATACCCGATTTCTGGGCACTCAACCCCGCAAGTTTGGAGACGACGGGATTCTGGTTGATCAGAAGCATTCGCATTGTCAAAGCCTTTGATGAGAACCCACCCCAAACACCGTTTTCGAGGGAGGTTCCGTTATGTGTAGCAGTTGCTCAGGTACTTATTGTATAATCAACATCATTTATTTTTGCTTTAGAAAATCCCCCTCTCCTTCCTGAAGACCTTTGCCGCTCGTTTTGTCACGCTATTCTCTTTCGTCTATCCAGGACCGGATATTTTACACACTCCCTACCGAATCCACTGCATCAATACATCGATGGCAGAAAGAAACTCCCCCTTGAAGATCAGCATCATCGAGCCGAGCACGGCGAACCATACTGCCAAAGAGAGGGCGATCTTGATCGGAAATCCGACGACGAGCAGGTTGAACTGGGGCATCGTCTTCATCAGCATACCGAAGATGATGTCGGAAAGAAGGGAGAGGGCGACGATGGGGAACGCTACCGAAAACCCCATGACGAAAAGATGGCCCATCGCACTGACAATGTAGTCGAACATCTCATGGCTCAGCACGAACCCGCCGAGAGGGGCATTTCTCAGCGCTTCGACCATCCACGTCAAAATCATGTAGTGGCCGTTGAACGCCAAAAGGACGATCATCGCCAAAAGGGTCAGGAACTGGCTGACCAGCGGCGACTGGATCTGGCTTTGCGGGTCGATGACACTCGCCAGTGAAAACCCCATGACGAAGGCGATCTGCTCTCCGGCATAGGAGAATATTCCGAAGACGATGTTGAGCACGACGCCGGCTATCAGCCCCATGACCGCTTCGGAGAGGATGGCTGCAAAAAGAAGCGATGTACTCTGCGGTTCAGGTGTGACGGGCACGATCGGAAACAGGACCAGCGTCAGATAGAACGCGAATGCGGCTTTTATCTGCGGAGAGATGGTCATATGATTAAAAAAGGGCAAAAAGACGAAGAGGGTCGAGAGCCTCACGAAAAGAAGCAGGAATGTGTAGACGTTATCGGGTTGCAGCAAGCTGTACCAGCTCACTGAATCTGCTCCAATACCTGGTTTTCAAGCCGATAAACCCTGTCGCAGCTTCGGGCGATCCGTTCGTCGTGCGTTACGAGAAAAAGGGCTCCGGAGACCTTTTCGATATGTTCGAAGACCGCATCCATCACGATGTGCGCCGTCTCGTCGTCGAGGTTGCCCGTCGGTTCGTCGGCAAAGATGAGACGCGGATTTTTGGAGAGTACGCGGGCGATGGAGACCCGCTGCTGCTGGCCACCGGAGAGTTCCGTCACCCTTTGATGAACGACGTTTTCGATCCCCAAACGCTTCAGCAGGGCATCGTCGAATTCAGTGTCGCTCAACAGTGTCGCGATTTCGATATTTTCCGCCGCACTCATCCCTTTGAAGAGATAGTGAAATTGAAAGATGATACCGATTTCGAAACGTCGTATCGCAAGCTGCTGTTTCGGCGTCAGGCTGTAGATATCGGAACCCAGCAGTTCCACCGTTCCGTGTTGCGGCTTCAAAAGGGTCGCCAGGATATGCAGAAGTGTCGACTTTCCGCTGCCGCTGACACCGATGACGGCGACTTTTTCGTTTTCACGGATAGTTAGGTCTATATTTTCAAAAAGGGAGTAGTCGAATGCGTGGGAGAGTCGTTCAGCTTTAATCAGCTCCGGGCCGCCGGAGATCGGCGGCTCGAGCGTTGTCGAAAGAGGCATCGGGTCTTATTTGCCCATTTGTGCCGCAACTTCCGCTGCGAAATCTTCCTCTTTCTTTTCGATACCTTCGCCAAGCTCGAAGCGGATGAACTCGACGATCTTCGCCGTTCCGCCCACCGCTTTGGCAGCTTCGTCGAGAACCTGTCCGACGGTTTTCTTGTCATCCATGACGAACGGCTGGTTGACGAGAGTGTTGTCTTTGAGGAAACGCTTGATCTTGCCCGGGAGGATTTTATCCCAGATCTGCTCGGGCTTGCCCTCTTTTTTAAGCTGCTCGATCGCGATCTCTTTCTCTTTCTCGATCACTTCGGCCGGAACGGCTTCTTCGTCGAGATAGGAAGGATTCATCGCGGCGATGTGCATCGCGATGTTTTTGAGTGTCGGGCGGATCGCTTCGCATGTTTTGTCGCTGTCGCATTTCGCAGCGATAAGAACACCGACTTTTCCGTTGCCGTGGATGTAACCCTCGACCGTACCGTTTTCGCCGGCATCGATCGTGACGAAGCGGCGCATAACGATATTTTCGCCGATTTTCGCGATTTCGCCTTTCAGGAACTCTTCGAATTTCGTGCCGTCGATCTCTGTTTCGAGCAGATCCTCGACCGTGGTCGCCGTCGAGCAGTGGACATGGCGTGTCGCTTTTTTCACGAGCGACTTGAAGTTGTCGTTCTGCGCGACGAAGTCTGTCTCGGAGTTGATCTCGGCGATCGTCCCCTTGCGGTGATCATCGCTGATCTCGATGCTGATCGCACCTTCGGATGCGACACGGCCGGCTTTTTTGGCCGCGCTTGAGAGACCTTTTTTGCGAAGCCACTCGACGGCGGCTTCCATGTCACCGTTTGTTTCGGTGAGCGCTTTTTTACAATCCATCATCCCCGCGTTGGTCATCTGGCGGAGTTCTTTGACCATTGCTGCAGTAACTGCCATGGTTACGCTCCTTTTGTTTCAGTTGCTTCTTCGGCTTCGCCTTCGGCAACCGCTTCTTCCGTGACTTTCGCCATCTCTTCTTCGCTCACTTCCTCTTCCGTTTCGGCTTCCTGTGCCGCAAGCTCGCGTCCTTCGATGATCGCATCGGCCATCTCGCGGCAGAAGAGCTGGATGGAGCGGATCGCGTC
Coding sequences:
- a CDS encoding ABC transporter ATP-binding protein produces the protein MPLSTTLEPPISGGPELIKAERLSHAFDYSLFENIDLTIRENEKVAVIGVSGSGKSTLLHILATLLKPQHGTVELLGSDIYSLTPKQQLAIRRFEIGIIFQFHYLFKGMSAAENIEIATLLSDTEFDDALLKRLGIENVVHQRVTELSGGQQQRVSIARVLSKNPRLIFADEPTGNLDDETAHIVMDAVFEHIEKVSGALFLVTHDERIARSCDRVYRLENQVLEQIQ
- the tatA gene encoding twin-arginine translocase TatA/TatE family subunit, whose protein sequence is MGMPSMPELLIILAIVVLLFGAKKIPELAKGMGSGIRNFKKAMKEEEEEELAASAKAEKQVEKKAESAETVKTEEKKEA
- a CDS encoding four helix bundle protein, which produces MKLCRWLQEECNEYILSKQLLRSGTAIGALVHEAEFAQSRSDFLNKLYIALKEANETKYWLYLLYDSALINDKMFQSIHPDIQSLLKILVSSTKTLKEQVKH
- the fliR gene encoding flagellar biosynthetic protein FliR is translated as MSWYSLLQPDNVYTFLLLFVRLSTLFVFLPFFNHMTISPQIKAAFAFYLTLVLFPIVPVTPEPQSTSLLFAAILSEAVMGLIAGVVLNIVFGIFSYAGEQIAFVMGFSLASVIDPQSQIQSPLVSQFLTLLAMIVLLAFNGHYMILTWMVEALRNAPLGGFVLSHEMFDYIVSAMGHLFVMGFSVAFPIVALSLLSDIIFGMLMKTMPQFNLLVVGFPIKIALSLAVWFAVLGSMMLIFKGEFLSAIDVLMQWIR
- the nadD gene encoding nicotinate (nicotinamide) nucleotide adenylyltransferase, with protein sequence MNRTHPKKIAIFGGSFDPPHLGHLEVIKKALQSLDIDKLIVVPAYISPFKKGHSAPPQLRFEWLKKITAFDPRIEVSDIEIKKGGPSYTIDTVNHFSEIFDTIYLIIGADNLESLHRWHRFDELNRKVKWVVATRNGEKIPEGFIRLEVKMPISSTKLRRNIVPEWIPEPIREEVLQYYSKHTKENRD
- the fabI gene encoding enoyl-ACP reductase FabI encodes the protein MIMKGKRGLIVGVANNKSIAYGIAKACHEQGAELAFTYLNDALKKRVEPIAAEFGSDMVYPLDVSKPEEFEALAENLEAKWGTFDFVVHAVAFAPKEALSNPFVETTKAAFDVAMDISVYSLIELSRHMLPMLNDGASILTLSYLGAEKYIPNYNVMGVAKAALEASVRYLAADLGPRKGIRVNAISAGPIKTLAASGIGDFRFILKWNEANAPLRRNVTIEEVGNSAMYLLSPLASGVTGEVHYVDAGYNLMGMAAVDEEDGKAVLNWDKQK
- the gap gene encoding type I glyceraldehyde-3-phosphate dehydrogenase, with the protein product MALRIAINGFGRIGRSVARIVSKRDDVELVAINDLADPKTLEYLTNFDSVHGPLDEEALVEGNVLRLGGQSVEIFREPDPENLRFADAGADVVLECSGRFLRSEIVQTHIRHGAKRVVISAPAEDDTPTYVFGVNAHSYKGEAIISNASCTTNCLGPIARVIDEIYGIKTGLMTTIHAYTGGQSLMDAAISSDMRRCRAAAVNLVPTSTHAAEAIYKVLPNLKGKLHGQSVRVPTPDVSLMDLNLVLEKPTSAEEVNLLFLEKAKGELRGILGIDEKFGVSQDFCGDTRSGIVATDLTQVIGGNMLKIMAWYDNEWGYANRLVDMALHISK
- the argS gene encoding arginine--tRNA ligase, which encodes MKRRVYKVLQKHIDHPIVLEKPKDKNFGHYATPIAFSMAKVLRRNPMQIAEELAEKLREEEMFEKVDALKGYVNIKLSRNFLNDYTVWALEHEEAFGKGENDTSILLEFVSANPTGPLHIGHARGAVWGDVLARIGTHIGYKIEREYYVNDAGNQIYLLGLSVYLAGREAVLGLDVEWPEEYYRGEYIVELAHKAVEALGREKFMDETYIPEISEWAKEQMLELINQNLAEVGIFFDHYVSEKSLYEKWDEIFTKLVEAGAVYEKDGKWWLKSTEHGDEKDRVVVREDGRPTYLAGDIIYHYLKFERGYDHYINIWGADHHGYIARVKAAIAFFGHDPQRLEIILSQMVSLLKGGEPYKMSKRAGNFILMQDIVKEIGADALRFIFLTKKSDTHLEFDVEDLKREDNSNPIYYINYAHARVFSLFEKAGKSQEDLFHASIEGLGDDAYDLLFTALLLPEVLEDAFESRQLQKVTDYLKYLAGMYHKFYYDNKVIGTPNEDALLKLSSMVALSLRVGLKMLGITALKKM
- a CDS encoding triose-phosphate isomerase, with translation MSKILAANFKTNHTRASTRAYIEALDAHLDASGYKGETYIFPPATALDRFETKADIRIGAQNAYPTVKGSFTGEIGLEQLGEFGIGTILVGHSERRHILGESQAFIAQKYAWFKEQGFTIVYCIGEPLEVREAGDDAVRRYLVDQCEGIDTAYEKLILAYEPVWAIGTGRTATPELIEQTHAVIKRLSDRPLLYGGSVKPQNIADILAVPGCDGALIGTASWDVESMVSMLETAMRDEK
- a CDS encoding phosphoglycerate kinase yields the protein MRLLTIKDLDLAGKKVFIRCDFNVPLDEFGNITDDRRIRAALQTIRYCLDHECAIVLASHMGRPKGEYSEKYSLKPVAKRLHALLHHDVTLAKDVVGPDATAKAAALQGGEILLLENVRFEPGETKNDPELAKKFASMAEFYVNDAFGVSHRAHASVEAITHYFDADHKGAGFLLQKEIKYFHKLLKKPTRPFMAIVGGSKVSGKLEALINLLPKVDKMVIGGAMAFTFLKAAGLEVGNSLVEDDLLDDANHIVQEAKRLGVKLYLPVDFVVAPEFKEDAPVKYVTYQEIPADWMGLDIGLASTRLFREALSDCQTILWNGPMGVYEMDKFARGSFKLANYVAESYATKIIGGGDTADLIQRVGVDDEMTFISTGGGASLELLEGKTLPGIAALQVDGDDDE
- the gmk gene encoding guanylate kinase, producing the protein MQKKFGSILIISGPSGAGKSSLINAAKEKIGDYYFSISTTTRPPREGEREGVDYHFVDKETFEADIRAGEFLEYAQVHGNYYGTSLKPVREALEAGKLVIFDIDVQGHAIARERMGDLVTSVFVTTPTLEELERRLRSRATDGEEIIQKRIQNALVEIEYITAYDFLIVNDEFEKAVDSFIAVAKAARLKKGRKQALQFINRWRGQED
- the rsfS gene encoding ribosome silencing factor: MQSRIDRIVDQLDQKKAEDIQVFDLSDKEYLTSYVVIATTLGDKHTLALLDHLRETLKPEGESFIAVDEGEQWTVIDLGDIMIHLMVPDYRAKYNLEEFLDSLGKRDNR